GTACTTGATGCTGGGGAGCTAAACTTGGAAGGTGCAACCGTTGTTGATGCATGGAGTATCCATCATCGTTTTGGTAATCCTGCTGATATGGTTGTTGGTACCATTGATCTTGAGTCAGCGATGCAGCAGCTACACCATGATCCTGTTCACTCGCATGAGAGGTGGCCATAACAACATTAGCCTCATTGTAAGCATGCATCTGAACTTGCATTTCCTGATAGCATttattacaatatatacatGTAAGAACCAAAGAAATCTATACTGTATTTTTGCGTAAATATAGATTAAAACTCTCACAGGACAAACTTGAGCATGCTCATGCCATTGAAGGTGCGCAGTTTTAACTCCACACCTGGTACACATAACAAGAGAGTTGCCGAATGCACACCTCAAGTCATGTAATGAACTAGCAGACAGAGAGCCAAGCCATGTGCATCCACTGTTTTGGTATAAACAGTAGACCACGGTTTTGCCAATAGTATCAGCCAACACTTTATTTGACTCCACGAGTGGCTGTAAAAAGATGGCATATAACTTTAGTGTGCAAACATGAAACAACCAACTAAGCAaacagaaaaaacaaataacttATTTTGAAAGATGAAGAACAAACCATTGCATCAGTTTCTGTGACTAAGTAACGATCATAAGGGCACGCCTTAGTGGTGCTTGCGACGTAAGCTAAACATGGCTTACATTATAAGTGACCGCACATAGATTGGAGAGCTTCATTTGGGTTGATAAGAAGTTGGCAAACAGGACAGAAATGCTCCCCGGGAACTGATTCAATTTTCGCTATGCGTTGAATGTCAAAACCCATTGGTTCTCAGATCTCAAGAGCTGTCGTGGCCTAATGACAAAGCAGCTTTTAAGTCTATGAGATAAATAACAAATGGAGAATTCAAAATTAGTAGGTAGATTCACACTAGACTGATCTCTCATAAAACATATACTAAAGATTCTAGCAACTGCGATTTCCACCAAGAAAAGAGATTAATTAACACAGTCACCACATGGAAATACAAAGAGAGAAGTGACCACGAGATGCAGTGTAATGTAAGTAAACTTGAACTAGAACAAAGGAAAACGACGAGATCACGAAGCGTTGTTGATGGATGTTACATGATACTTACTTGTGAGAAAACTGACGATCGccgagagaaagagaagagagtcGAGACCGGAGATGACAATACTTGAGGAGTTGCTGTAATTATATAggtatttatttggttttaaacTTTTCTTTGATACTAGGACAAACTTGAATACATGTACTACAGTCAAGCTTTCTGTCTATATAGATTTCTTTCTTATTCAAAAGTTCATGTAAGATATATAACTAGATTAggtcaaaatttaaaattattagataaTTTCACGCTTTTGaaactttttaaaacaattatgtagTTATTGATTAAATTAGTAATTTGGCCTTTTTAATTAATcagatatgaaatatattaagtaaatatgTTCGCACTCTTTCAAATTATTTCTTAACTTATATGAATCGAATTCCTAATAAATTCtatttggttttaaattttctttgataCGGAGACAAACTTGAATACATGTACGGTCAAGCTTACAcgtttttaaaatctttgtccatatatattttggattgtTTTTCTGAACAATCCTCGTCTTATTTTTGATTTGAACAAATGTATATTCgttcaaaaaatacatgataTAACTAGAGCTATCAAATTGTCTGTCCAACGTCCAATTAGGCTTGCCCATGCAGACCATTTGTATTTTAGACATTAGTCGGTCCATAATGGATAGTAGTCCAAAATTGTTAATGCCCAATAAAAATATGCCGCATGGACAGTCCatttcaatataaattttaaattcatgtAATTATTTCATAACTTTGAATTTCCTACAAATCTTGAAATCCCATGTTTCCGTCAAATCcacaaaatatcattttctgCCTAACCGAAAATCATGTTTTCTGTCAAAATCGCAGGAACAAGACCATCCAAGAACCTCACCACACTCTCCATGTACTGAGAGTGAAACTCGGCTCCACAGTTTGCTTCATAGTGACTCGGGGATGGATCGAGCGAAAAGGCCAGGAGATGAAGCAGCCAGACCGCTTTTGCCAACCCCAAAAAACTCTCCATAGAACTGACTTCTTGGATGGTTACCAGCTAAAACCATCTCCCGCTGCTCCAAGTCCCCGAACAAGGACTCTTACATTCTGTGGTGAATGACGGAAAGGTACTTCTTGGGAGCAGAACTTACCAAAATGGCAAGTCGGTAAGACCCCAAGAAGCTCCATGCGATCCATTGCTTTCATGTCTTTGAACTGAGCAAAGCAAGTCACGACGGCATTGATCAGGGCTGATAAGAGAAGACAGGCTTCCAGTCCATGTAAAACTTCTCGTGGTCGATCGAATCCTTGGAAGATTTATATTGGGCCAAAACTAAGccttcaaaatttattttagtatctGAAGTTCcgaaacatcaaaaataataatttaagctTCTCCACCAGATAGAATATTAAAAGCATATCATAGATGCTGACAGATTCGAcccacacaaaaaaataaaaatcaataagaGAGTTCGAAAACGGTGTCGTTTTACACGTAACTTTctcaaaaattccaaaaaagagGTGTCAAAAAGGTCTTCTCAGAATCCAAACCGTCATATATGGTTTAAGCTCCTCCCATCGATTCCTCCTTCCTCCTTCCTCCTCCGCCTTCAAATCGCCGGATCTTCTCGATTCCGATTCCCTTCTCCCTCGCTTCATGGGTCCCTGATTCCCTGTTTCAAGGTAAACATTTTAGCTTCCCCAATTCGTCGATAGATCCCACCGTAAACATCCGCAATAGCTTCTGTTTATTTGGCGTATGATTGGGTCTAATTCAGGATATCCGGCGATTTGGTGGATGCGTGGAGAAAACTAGAAAAGCTTTATCTCTTTTGGTTTGTAGGGTTAATGGttgaagagagaaagaaagatagggttttgAAAAGGTTTTGTTGGAGATTGCTTAAAAGCATACGACTTTGGACTTAGGAGGACTATGGATGAAGAGGCTTCTTCTTGGATTAGGAGGACTAAGTTCTCTCATACTGTTTCTTACCGTCTCAACTCCTCAAAGCTAGCCTCTTTCCCTCTTAAGGTCAACCAAGATAATGTTTCTCAACTTCAAACAAGGCCCCAGAAGTTGGTTTCAAGTAGTTCACCGAATGTATGTGTTGTTGTTGATTCGGAAACACAGACAAACCCTGTAACTAATAAACAGAGATCCGTCTCTCCCTCCCCTCAGATGTCTCTCCCTGATGTCTTTAAGGAAGCTAGGTCTGAGCGTAAGAGATTCTCCACTCCGCATCCGAGAAGAATGGACTCTGAAAAGGGAATGAAGGTTAAGTTATCTCATAAAGACTCCTTTGAGAAGAGGAGATCGTTCAACTTGCGGTCTCCTTCGGTTCCCATCAGAGATCTTAGCACTCTGAGGATTCAAGAGAGGGTGAGCAAGAGCAAGAAGGACACCGGATGGTCTAAGCTTTTTGATAACGGTAGTGGTCGTAGAGTCAGTGCTGCTGAAGCTTCTGAGGAGTACCGTATTGATATGTCGAAGCTCTTCTTTGGGCTTAGGTTCGCTCATGGGCTGTACAGCCGACTGTACCATGGAAAGTATGAAGATAAGGCTGTTGCTGTGAAGCTTATCACTGTCCCTGATGATGACGAGAATGGATGCTTGGGAGCACGGTTAGAGAAACAGTTCACCAAGGAAGTCACCCTCTTGTCTCGGTTGTCTCATACAAATGTTATCAAGGTGATTACACTCTCTTTTGGCCAATATAGGTGGAATGATGTCTATGGTTTGTTCTAACTTTTCTTCTCTTGTCTGTGTGCTAAAACAGTTTGTGGGAGCGTATAAAGATCCGCCTGTATACTGTGTCCTCACTGAATATTTACCTGAAGGATCTTTAAGATCTTTTCTACACAAGCCTGAGAATAGGTCTCTTTCTTTGAAGAAGCTTATAGAGTTTGCTCTAGATATCGCAAGAGGAATGGAATATATCCACTCACGACGAGTAATCCATCGAGATCTTAAGCCGGAAAATGTATTGATAGACGAAGACTTCCAGTTGAAGATCGCTGACTTTGGGATAGCGTGCGAGGAGGAGTACTGTGACATGTTGGCTGATGATCCAGGGACTTACAGGTGGATGGCACCTGAAATGATTAAACGTAAACCGCACGGGAGAAAGGCTGATGTGTATAGCTTTGGACTCGTTTTATGGGAAATGGTAGCTGGAGCAATCCCTTATGAGGACATGAATCCTATTCAAGCTGCTTTTGCAGTCGTGCACAAGGTAAAGTGTGTTCTGACTATTATGGTTCAGTTGTTTCAACCATTTGAGATCTTATAAACGTTGATTTGTGGTTCAGAACATTAGGCCGGCTGTTCCGGGAGATTGTCCAGCGGCTATGAAGGCACTGATAGAGCAGTGCTGGTCGGTTGCACCTGATAAGAGACCTGAGTTTTGGCAGATAGTGAAAGTGCTTGAGGAGTTTGAGGATTCACTGGAACGTGAAGGGTGTTTAAATCTGGCTTCGAACAAGATATGCAAGGATCCAAGGAAAGGTCTGAAACATTGGATTCAGAAACTTGGACCGGCCCAAGGAGGAGGCAGCAGCAGCAGTGCTCTTGGTGGATCGGCTTTGCCGAAGCCTAAATTCGCTTGAGAGATGTTGTAAGAGTGtctttttgtaaatttatatgtaaaatacaaaacaaaaaggtTTTGTATTTGTGATGTGTTGTATGATCCTGTCCTGTTTTTGTGGGTTGTGATGTGATCTGTAATCTTTCATCGTCTTCTCTAGATTTGTTGTGTAATGACAATCAAACTGGGGAATGGTTTTGTGATTCGATGTTTATGGGATTCACCAACGTTTCGACTTAGTCCCAGCAAAatataacagtttttttttgtcaacatataaCAGTTATCTAgaggaaaataaatataacattcatctataaatagataaaagataacatttctTTGGAATAAAGAAACACATTGAAACGAAATCTCGCTTCTATTCTAATTTTTTCTATAGAGGAAAACAGAGAATTGAAATGTAGATGGTTGTAGAGAAAATTATTCTCTTTTATCTTAGGTAAAtgctataaaataatattttttgcaaTATCTTGTTGACTgtaattcaatttttaaaaatatttaattataaaatacagtaatttttttctctgttttactATAATGTAATGAAATAACACACATtagttggtgataatgatgtaAGATCTGAACAACAcactttattttaaataattaaggTCGTTGCTTAAGACAAAAATGTGTTTGTTCAAATGTTACATCTTGGTGCACTAAACTCTTGTTGCTATCTACttgaaaatcaaccaatcaaaacCCCAGTTTTATTTACTGATTCAAAGGGAATCCAAAGAAGTGATGGAAGTAGCCAAATATTTACCCCATTTACCCAAAAggtaaaaaaacacaaatactCTATAGTGGCCCATAATGGGATGTGTTTGTACACATCTTCCTTGGGGGTTCTTCTCTCTGCCAGTCATGTGTCACACTTGTTATACTATTTTCTCTCCCTTCCTGCATTATTTAAATACAACATGAAGTTCACTTAACTAAATTAAGTACATCATTAAAGTATCTACATAACAAATCATAAATTTATCAGGAAAAGCATGTATGTTAAAACAAATCAATGGATCTTAATATTTACTCCACCGGTTAATTTTTTAACATCTAACCAAATAAATGACCAAATTAAGCTAATCGATTGGCTGTTATTAACGTATATTTATGATCGATTGGCTGTTATAAACATTtgataaatattcatataatcATTAACATGACAAAGTTATTGATTAAACTTTtgagtaatttatattttaaagtaaataaataacgCACGAATTTAATATAAATCCGTTTTAACACGCACTAAAAGGGACAGCTAAAAAACGAAAAGGGTTAAAGTGTTGACAACGCAACGCAACGCAACTCAACTCAACTCTCTGTTTTCTCGAGATCCTAGACATGTCACTCTGACCCATTCAACTCCATCCATTCTACTGAACCACCCCTGAGCCCTTATTAGCAATGGCCCACCAAACTCAGCGACGTCGCCGTC
The window above is part of the Brassica napus cultivar Da-Ae chromosome C3, Da-Ae, whole genome shotgun sequence genome. Proteins encoded here:
- the LOC106387132 gene encoding serine/threonine/tyrosine-protein kinase HT1-like: MDEEASSWIRRTKFSHTVSYRLNSSKLASFPLKVNQDNVSQLQTRPQKLVSSSSPNVCVVVDSETQTNPVTNKQRSVSPSPQMSLPDVFKEARSERKRFSTPHPRRMDSEKGMKVKLSHKDSFEKRRSFNLRSPSVPIRDLSTLRIQERVSKSKKDTGWSKLFDNGSGRRVSAAEASEEYRIDMSKLFFGLRFAHGLYSRLYHGKYEDKAVAVKLITVPDDDENGCLGARLEKQFTKEVTLLSRLSHTNVIKFVGAYKDPPVYCVLTEYLPEGSLRSFLHKPENRSLSLKKLIEFALDIARGMEYIHSRRVIHRDLKPENVLIDEDFQLKIADFGIACEEEYCDMLADDPGTYRWMAPEMIKRKPHGRKADVYSFGLVLWEMVAGAIPYEDMNPIQAAFAVVHKNIRPAVPGDCPAAMKALIEQCWSVAPDKRPEFWQIVKVLEEFEDSLEREGCLNLASNKICKDPRKGLKHWIQKLGPAQGGGSSSSALGGSALPKPKFA